Genomic window (Streptomyces sp. NBC_01431):
TGGGACTGCTGCTCGGCACGTCGATGGGCGCGGGCCCGCTGCGAGTACTGCTGCACACCCCGGCCGGGTTCGGCTGCCTGCTGGTGGCCGCGGTCCTGGAGACGGCCGGGGTGTGCTGGGCGGCGCGGATCGTGCGGGCGGGGGAGGGGCGGTGAGCCTCAGGGCGACGGCTCCCCTCGTGACGGACTGGGCGGCGGGGATGGGTGTGCTCGCGTGGGGACGGGGAACGGGAGCGAGCCCCTTCCATCCGGAGGTTGTCCACAGGCTGGGGGTGGAAGGGGGGGTAATGGCCCTCGCCCTGTGGACGGTCCTGGAACTCGCGCGGCGTCGGGAGGAACGCGGGGTGCGACGCCGGATCTCCGCGCTGCTGGCTCTTGCGGCCCGGCCTCCGCGCAGGCGCTGGGGCCCCGCCCGGACGGCCCGAGCAAAGAACTGGGCGCCTCCGCTGGGCGCGTTGGTGGCCTGCTATGTGCTGACCGGCGGGATCGGGGGCGTACTGATGGGGCTCGCGGCGGCCTACGGGACCTGGAGGTGGGGACGTCGGCGCCGGGCGAAGGGCGACGGGCCGCAGGCGTGCCGGGCTGCCCGTGAACTGCCGCTCGCAGCCGACCTGTTGGCCGCGTGCCTCGCGGCCGGGGCGGGACCGCGCGAGGCCGCGGGGGCGGTGGGCGCCTCCCTGGACGGGCCGGTCGGGGCACGGCTGGGGCGGGTCGCGGCAGAGCTGCGGATGGGCGGCGAACCGGCCGCCACCTGGGGGAGGTTGGGGGTGATACCGGGCGCGGCCGAATTGGCCCGGTGCCTGGAGCGGGCCGCGTCATCGGGATCGCCCTCGGCAGTCCCGGTCGCCCGGGTGGCCGCGCGCTGCCGGGCCGAACGGACCAGGGACGCCTCGGCGCGGGCCAGACGGGCCGGCGTGCTGATCACCGGCCCGCTGGGCCTCTGCTTCCTGCCCGCGTTCCTGGCGGCCGGCGTCGCCCCGGTGGTGATCGGTCTCGCGGGCGGGCTGCTCAGACGCTGAGGGTGCGACCTCCGTGGAGTGGCCGAACCATCTACCTGAATCGTCATCAATATCCGTATAAATCAAGGGAGTTGAAAGAAATGGACAACACGGTCATGAATCAGGTGACGGCCGACGTGAAGTGTCGGATGCGGCTCTGGGGGGCGGCGGTGCGGCGCCGGCTGCGGGGAGATGCCGGGATGTCGACTTCGGAGTACGCCGTGGGCACCCTCGCGGCCTGTGCCTTCGCGGCGATCCTGTACAAGGTCGTCACCAGCGGCGGAGTCGTGACGGCGTTGACCCAGCTGATCACCAAGGCGCTCGATGTCCAGTTCTGAGCCGGATTCTGAGCGCGGTCGGCGGTGGCGCGGCGACCGGGGCTTCGTGACGGCTGAGACGGCCGTGGCGATTCCGGCGCTGGTCGGATTCGCGCTGGCGCTGCTCTGGGCGCTGATGGCGGCCTCGGCGGAGATCCGCTGCGTGGACGCGGCCAGGGCCGGGGCTCGCGCGGTGGCCCGCTCCGAGCCGGAGGCCGTCGCGGTGGCGGCGGCCCGGTCGGCGGCGCCCAAG
Coding sequences:
- a CDS encoding type II secretion system F family protein gives rise to the protein MALALWTVLELARRREERGVRRRISALLALAARPPRRRWGPARTARAKNWAPPLGALVACYVLTGGIGGVLMGLAAAYGTWRWGRRRRAKGDGPQACRAARELPLAADLLAACLAAGAGPREAAGAVGASLDGPVGARLGRVAAELRMGGEPAATWGRLGVIPGAAELARCLERAASSGSPSAVPVARVAARCRAERTRDASARARRAGVLITGPLGLCFLPAFLAAGVAPVVIGLAGGLLRR
- a CDS encoding DUF4244 domain-containing protein → MDNTVMNQVTADVKCRMRLWGAAVRRRLRGDAGMSTSEYAVGTLAACAFAAILYKVVTSGGVVTALTQLITKALDVQF
- a CDS encoding TadE family type IV pilus minor pilin, with the protein product MTAETAVAIPALVGFALALLWALMAASAEIRCVDAARAGARAVARSEPEAVAVAAARSAAPKGATVTVRRTGDLWRVRVESATPGPHHLALTLSAEAAALAEDTLGEPS